The genomic region ATTTAAATGGGGGCATAATGTAGAAttatatctttattttcttattagtttaatttttcATCCCTTCAACAAAACAACATGAGGGGGAATGGACACCCTTCACTTATCGTTCCTTCCCCTTTCAACTCCACTCTTAATCCCTCCTACCAAACATAGTGGTCATGCATTTTAGTAGCTGTTGTTATATTCTGCAAGTCTTTTTGGTTCTTCTAgtaaccaaaagaaaaattaaactaaatacaTAATGCTTACTATTGTATTATTCTTAGTTAAGGTTGATCAGGCTTTATCAGCCTAAAACTGATTGCCTATACTTCTATCATCCTTATGGATGGGTTGCATTTGAGGTGAATTTGAGAACGCATGctgttttattttgtgtttttaaggtGTTTATTTATGGATAGAAATTATTGTCCCCCCtccttcccttttttatttttggtatctTTTGTCTGATTCTTGTTCTCATCGTTACAGTGAACATTGCTATATTGATGGATTCAAGTGTCTATTCTCTATAAACGGGTTCTCAAGAACTCGTCTTCAAATAGGCTTCCCACCGCTTTTACTGGTAGAGAATGAACACTACCTTGCACTTTCACACATGCAAATGCTTGATATGcttaacataataataataatttctttctaATATCTTCTGCAGCTTAAAGAGCCCAAAGTTTTCATTCAtggaaatacaaaaaataaggaTGTTATGAATAGACATTGGCCAGGCTGCTCGTAATTATCTTGAGGTTAGGTCGAATTCTCATAAATGAAacttatattttgtaaattggACCTGCACCTTAACAGTTCATTTTGGGCAGGTCACAATCTCTTGTCTGAGGTTTGCATTAGACCAGATGGCCCAAGACCCAAGACCAACTGGACTTGATGGTTTACAAACCATGTTGAAGCCTAAACAGCGGTGTCATTTGCACAAGATTATTAACCCATTTCCGTTTCTTTGTATTACTTAATGTATGGTCTTAAAATGACTACGAGCATACTCAATGTACAGACTCCCATGAATGAAAAGGGAACAGATTTTGACCCAACATTTGGCTTGTCAGCGAAGGAGATTCGACATAGTTTAGcatgacacacacacacaaacatatacAGCAAgcttagggcttgtttggtaaggtagtttaaacaatagtttttagtatttaaatactgaaaattgggggaaaaaaaaaaaccgtttggtaagagatttcttTAGGAGTATCTAAGTTACATTTCTCATTTTAGAgaatttaaatactaaaatttagaaaattcttCTTactagttttcagttttcaaattACATTACTCAatgatatttttgtaaatatgttaAAATCCATAGATCCCATTTGATATGACCACACTTAACAGAacctcactttctctctctcatgcgACTCCAAgacttcttttctctttttgtctCCTACCATTTATGCCTAGCTTCCCTCTAACGCCTCAaactcctctctctccctccttcACGATAGATTGGATTCTATCTCGTAAATTCTTCAGATTCATATTTACTCCTCTATATACCAACGGCTCCATTCTCATAAATCCTTCACAGCTTTCAGAACCTACTTCAAATCTCCTAACAACTCCTTCCCAACCTTCTTTTGAATGCTTcctcattttctttcaaatcacataaattccATATCTTTTCTTCAACTGCTTCTGTAAACCTCATTAAACCTTATATATGAAATCAGATACAACATCTTCTTCTGCCTCAATCCTGCTTGACACAGTCACTGTGAGTTGTTTCTCTCTTCAACTTGTTCATTGAGTTTTAAGTATTTTATAACTATGTCAATTATTTCTGTGTTTATTAATTTCTCTACAATTTAATGGTTGTTGTATTAAAATTTCTTGGGTTTTATGGGTTGCTGATGAACTATATATACTTCTTATGTGACATTCATACAAATTTGGACTTCTTGGGTCTCAAACCTATGGCCCAATGATGCCTTCAAGAAAAGTAGAATCAATTGACATTTTGACATAAACAACAGGAAGCTTGGCAAAGGAGCTCCAAAACTTGGTTGTGCTCATAGTTTGGCATTGCATTttaattggtttggttttttttatttaattaaaaccaTCCAATTATCCATAGtactaaaagaaattaattatgCCTTGTGGACCTGGACCTTGTGATTCATTCTGCTTACAAAAACAAAGACTTAATCGGTGATACCTATTTTCAAAGTCAATAATTTAGcaaaaaatataatgttaaAAGGTCAATAAATGACGCCTGACTTTTCTTCATAGTGTTTGGATAATAACTCTTCCTTCACATACAAGGAGAAATCTATTTCTATCAAATTTTCATCTCTCACACTAGAAGATCATTCAAGAGCATTATTTCTGTAGTCCCTACAAGTCTATAACTCCAATCCAAGCAATCATGGCTTCTTATGGAACTATGCAAAGGCCAGGTACCTCCTCAACTTCACCTCCATCGACTCAGCCTGACGACTCCAAAGACTCAGCACGTAAGAAGCGCAATGACTTCAAGCTCCTTTGCCCCTTCAACATCCCCATAAGCCCAGAAGCCGTCGCTGTCCGAATTATCAGAAACTTAAGGTATTTCGGATTATACTACACACTCTTTTTATGGATTATACTCTTCATAAGCCTTGTTCCCAGGCGCAAAGTTTCCTTAATTTTCTTGGTGGTCATGACAATTGTGACATCCTTGTACCTAACGTTACTGCGTGCACTGCCGAATTCTGTTGTACTACATAGAATTATTGACAAAAGACTAGTACTGTCTTTGCTAGCCATTGGGACTGCGGTTGAGCTCATTTTGACAAGGGCAGCTATACATCTTGTTGTTAGCTTAGCTTGTGGAATACCAATAGTTTTGGTTCATGCAGTTTTACGGGTTAGTGATGATCTTTTTGTGGGTGAGGAGGCTTGTGCTGCTGGGGAATTGGTTCCTCTTGTACATGGGAAAACTGGTGATGTTGATATTGAGTCTCCAGCTTCtgtttgattgaattttttttttttctttttttggcctATTAGATTTTGATTGTCATTTGagaaagcaataaaataaaataactgacctgctatttttaaattattagaaattttaattcCAGAAAATCCCCATCCATTAGCTTTTTGAAAggtgtgttttgttttgattcacTGTTAATGATGGAAAAA from Castanea sativa cultivar Marrone di Chiusa Pesio chromosome 11, ASM4071231v1 harbors:
- the LOC142616703 gene encoding PRA1 family protein F3-like encodes the protein MASYGTMQRPGTSSTSPPSTQPDDSKDSARKKRNDFKLLCPFNIPISPEAVAVRIIRNLRYFGLYYTLFLWIILFISLVPRRKVSLIFLVVMTIVTSLYLTLLRALPNSVVLHRIIDKRLVLSLLAIGTAVELILTRAAIHLVVSLACGIPIVLVHAVLRVSDDLFVGEEACAAGELVPLVHGKTGDVDIESPASV